The following proteins come from a genomic window of Lachnoclostridium phytofermentans ISDg:
- a CDS encoding carbohydrate ABC transporter permease, producing the protein MDLIQNCKIEIEKLKNDKQFANNRKKYITKSKEALFWLFRLIILIGICYVILGPLIGIVSSSFFSDSDFANKLVYIIPQNPTMERYRLAWLRLDYLKTLGNSLAYVLSLMVIQVVICSMVGYGFARFNFPFKKLLFGLVIVMIVIPTHTVILPIYVTFQKFNPLGLFSMLTGKVPNYLGTVKPMFIMTLFGCGLRSGLYIYIFNQFFRGLPKEIEEAAFVDGAGMWYTYFRIMLVNAIPSVLTVAIFSLVWQYNDTFFGNLFNISPNIVISRKITTLQQTIANVDRIMTPAIARLYLYAGIVLVILPVVIVYVLLQKRFIEGVERSGIVG; encoded by the coding sequence ATGGATCTCATACAAAATTGTAAGATAGAAATTGAAAAATTGAAAAACGATAAACAGTTTGCGAATAATAGAAAAAAATACATAACGAAGTCCAAAGAAGCTCTTTTCTGGTTATTCCGACTGATTATTTTGATAGGCATTTGCTATGTCATCTTAGGTCCACTCATAGGTATCGTGAGTAGTTCGTTTTTTTCGGACTCAGACTTTGCAAATAAATTAGTCTATATCATACCTCAAAATCCAACAATGGAACGTTATCGCCTCGCATGGTTACGACTAGATTATCTAAAGACCCTAGGAAATTCTTTAGCTTATGTGCTTAGTCTTATGGTAATTCAAGTAGTGATATGCTCTATGGTTGGATATGGTTTTGCAAGATTTAATTTTCCTTTCAAAAAGTTATTATTCGGGTTGGTTATCGTAATGATAGTCATACCGACACATACGGTTATCTTACCGATTTATGTAACCTTTCAGAAATTTAATCCACTTGGCTTGTTTTCTATGTTAACAGGGAAGGTACCAAATTACCTGGGAACCGTGAAGCCAATGTTTATTATGACGTTATTTGGATGTGGTTTAAGATCTGGGTTATACATTTATATTTTTAATCAATTTTTCCGAGGATTGCCGAAGGAAATTGAAGAAGCAGCTTTTGTGGATGGAGCGGGTATGTGGTATACCTATTTTCGCATAATGCTAGTGAATGCAATCCCATCCGTATTAACGGTAGCTATATTTTCTTTGGTATGGCAGTATAATGACACTTTTTTTGGTAACTTATTTAACATTAGTCCTAACATAGTGATTAGTAGAAAAATAACAACATTGCAGCAAACCATAGCGAATGTAGATAGAATAATGACACCAGCGATAGCAAGGCTATATCTATATGCAGGAATTGTATTAGTTATCTTACCGGTTGTTATCGTTTATGTATTGTTACAAAAGCGATTTATTGAAGGCGTGGAACGAAGCGGTATTGTTGGTTAA
- a CDS encoding carbohydrate ABC transporter permease, which produces MKKKKKLTLSRKRAIVGLLFISPWLIGFILFYLRSLIMTIRFGMSVATIEDGGVGYTLTYTGLANFKELFTSHPTFKQVLTSSMLDMVVDIPLIIFFSIFVALLLNKKFKGRTFVRAVFFLPVILNSEAIQQAIALSTQLMGGGIASAPDEIVSATSTGVNIEYYLRLFSDIAIPDAVFLYIIGAVSRLSSIITASGVQIIIFIAALQAVPSSLYEVAKIEGATGYETFWKVTLPMIMPLILTNIVYTVVDNFANSDVVQLSYNTIFMTKNYGLGSLMSLISMIVVCLFLIIVCGTISKKTFYYN; this is translated from the coding sequence ATGAAGAAAAAAAAGAAATTAACACTCAGCCGTAAAAGAGCTATTGTTGGCTTACTCTTCATCTCTCCATGGTTAATTGGATTTATCCTTTTTTACTTAAGAAGTTTGATTATGACCATACGTTTTGGCATGTCGGTTGCTACCATTGAAGATGGTGGTGTTGGATATACCTTAACCTACACTGGATTAGCTAATTTCAAAGAATTATTTACTTCACATCCAACCTTTAAACAAGTACTTACTTCTTCCATGCTTGATATGGTCGTGGATATACCGTTAATTATCTTTTTTAGTATTTTTGTTGCACTATTACTAAATAAAAAGTTCAAGGGAAGAACGTTTGTCAGAGCAGTATTTTTTCTACCAGTTATTCTAAATTCAGAAGCGATTCAACAAGCCATTGCGTTATCGACGCAATTAATGGGTGGTGGAATAGCTTCTGCACCGGACGAAATCGTAAGCGCTACCTCAACCGGAGTAAATATCGAATACTATCTACGTCTCTTTAGTGATATAGCAATACCCGATGCTGTTTTTTTATATATTATTGGAGCAGTATCCCGACTTAGTAGTATTATCACCGCCTCCGGAGTTCAAATTATTATCTTTATTGCAGCATTGCAAGCGGTTCCAAGTTCCTTGTATGAAGTAGCTAAGATAGAGGGTGCCACTGGTTATGAAACATTTTGGAAGGTAACCTTACCGATGATAATGCCTTTGATACTAACGAATATTGTTTATACGGTAGTTGATAACTTTGCAAACAGTGATGTAGTGCAACTATCCTATAATACAATCTTTATGACCAAAAATTATGGGCTAGGATCTTTAATGAGTTTAATTAGTATGATTGTTGTTTGTTTATTCCTTATTATTGTTTGTGGAACTATATCAAAGAAGACTTTTTATTATAACTAG
- a CDS encoding DUF5696 domain-containing protein has translation MKLLKKILLSCLAVLLVGVISYGVYYLIHYVFYDDYKDYLLEYSYEEGKKFIPLTDNSPSVEGMVLGVENANLKLYVNQHTGEIAIYDKRNGEIAYSNPQHADADTLANEVNKNLLKSQLIVEYFNNNQALSNFNSYEHSTLLNQITIEAIKDGFRFIYKIGDAKSKTGIVPMYIKSERLESFLANLDEKDAKYVRKRYKESKDYSGYLELAFDINAAMATLNKIESYLILAGYSEEDYRNDMSVAEGDVELPISFTIPLEYRLVGDGIKATVNTSQIEEYGGGKLYRIQLLRYFAAGGMEESGYLVLPNGSGSLVYFNNGKVNAAEYSQFVYGIDPLVADIAVVENTEPARLPLFGIQKENYGVLATIESGDSLANISASISGVRNSYNNAFVSFPVRGFELVAIGGNTGNDTMMTIIEPKMMKQDFTVRYSMLTKEYDGYSGMANYYRERLISEGKLTKHAENTELNFYMDVIGGVKRTNFFLGTQYREIYKATTYEDANTIVKDLNQNGVNKIIMNYQGTFNGGYFHDVTDKFKLIKKLGSEKELENLSKALEENGGKLYADVAFQKVTWISKRYKHKVENVFYFGSAMEGIFGQVNPTTLIQLSSLGYPETIYNLVSPKFLPRYVTGFSKGIKDIDITGISLRDLGDVLTSDKKRTNFINREEAKQVVEAQFETLKRTGKQMMVSGGNSYSLPYASNILNAPLVHNDFFLMDEEIPLYQMIFHGCIDYCGSAINLMDTSDKSDVILKLIEYGAAPHFTFTYQSSSELKYTGLNSKYSTTFENWKQDAISLYSEVNSVLKNVTGATIKKHEILDTGVRKITYNNGIIIYVNTTNFAYKTDGIIIPAKGYEMEGGTNEEKKEINTQP, from the coding sequence ATGAAGTTGTTAAAGAAAATACTTCTTTCGTGCTTAGCGGTACTCCTGGTTGGAGTAATCAGCTATGGCGTTTATTATTTGATTCATTATGTGTTCTACGATGACTATAAGGACTATTTATTAGAGTATTCTTATGAAGAGGGAAAAAAATTCATACCGCTCACAGACAATAGTCCATCGGTAGAAGGAATGGTTCTTGGAGTAGAGAATGCAAATTTAAAATTATATGTAAATCAACATACTGGGGAAATCGCAATTTATGATAAGAGAAATGGAGAAATTGCTTATAGTAATCCACAACATGCAGATGCAGATACCTTAGCAAATGAAGTAAATAAGAACTTACTGAAATCGCAATTGATTGTAGAATATTTTAATAACAATCAAGCACTTAGTAACTTTAACTCCTATGAGCATTCCACATTGTTAAACCAGATTACGATTGAAGCAATTAAGGATGGTTTTCGCTTTATTTATAAAATTGGTGATGCGAAAAGTAAAACTGGAATTGTACCAATGTACATAAAAAGCGAGCGTTTAGAATCCTTCCTAGCAAATTTGGATGAAAAAGATGCAAAGTATGTTAGAAAACGTTATAAGGAATCAAAAGATTACAGCGGATATTTAGAATTAGCTTTTGATATCAATGCTGCAATGGCTACCTTAAATAAAATCGAATCATACCTAATTTTAGCTGGCTATTCAGAAGAAGACTATAGGAATGATATGTCGGTTGCAGAAGGGGATGTTGAACTTCCTATCTCTTTTACAATACCATTAGAATACCGTTTAGTGGGAGATGGGATCAAAGCAACGGTTAACACCTCGCAAATTGAAGAATATGGCGGAGGAAAATTATATCGCATCCAATTATTACGCTATTTTGCGGCTGGGGGTATGGAGGAATCCGGCTATCTTGTTCTACCAAATGGTTCTGGCTCCTTAGTTTATTTTAATAACGGGAAGGTAAATGCAGCCGAATACTCACAATTTGTTTACGGAATTGATCCATTGGTTGCTGATATCGCCGTGGTAGAAAACACAGAACCTGCTAGATTACCGTTATTTGGTATTCAAAAAGAGAATTATGGGGTATTAGCTACGATTGAATCAGGAGATTCCCTTGCTAATATTTCAGCAAGCATTTCAGGAGTACGAAACTCGTATAATAATGCTTTTGTATCCTTCCCGGTTAGAGGATTTGAATTAGTTGCTATCGGTGGAAATACGGGAAACGATACGATGATGACCATTATTGAACCTAAGATGATGAAGCAAGACTTCACCGTTCGCTATTCGATGTTAACGAAAGAGTACGATGGATATTCTGGTATGGCAAACTATTACAGAGAGCGCTTGATATCAGAAGGAAAACTAACCAAACACGCGGAAAATACGGAACTTAATTTCTATATGGATGTAATTGGCGGAGTTAAGCGTACTAATTTCTTTTTAGGTACTCAGTACCGGGAGATTTATAAGGCGACAACGTATGAAGATGCAAATACCATAGTAAAAGACTTAAATCAGAACGGTGTCAACAAAATAATCATGAATTATCAAGGGACATTTAATGGAGGTTACTTCCATGATGTTACAGATAAATTTAAATTAATAAAAAAACTAGGTAGCGAAAAAGAATTAGAAAATTTATCTAAAGCTTTAGAGGAAAATGGCGGAAAACTCTATGCAGATGTCGCTTTTCAAAAGGTTACTTGGATCAGTAAGCGTTATAAACATAAAGTTGAAAATGTGTTCTATTTCGGTAGTGCTATGGAAGGAATCTTCGGCCAGGTAAACCCAACTACGCTGATTCAGTTATCCTCTCTTGGATATCCAGAGACTATCTACAACCTAGTTTCACCAAAGTTTTTACCTCGCTATGTAACTGGTTTTTCAAAAGGAATCAAAGACATTGATATTACTGGAATCTCATTACGTGATTTAGGAGACGTTCTTACTTCGGATAAGAAAAGAACGAATTTTATCAATCGTGAGGAAGCGAAACAAGTTGTGGAAGCGCAGTTTGAAACATTAAAGAGGACAGGAAAACAGATGATGGTTAGCGGAGGAAATTCTTATTCCCTTCCTTATGCATCGAATATTTTAAATGCGCCGCTTGTGCATAATGATTTCTTTCTCATGGATGAAGAAATACCACTATACCAGATGATTTTCCATGGTTGTATCGATTACTGTGGCAGTGCAATCAATCTGATGGATACCAGTGATAAGAGTGATGTAATTTTAAAATTAATTGAATATGGAGCAGCACCTCATTTTACATTTACCTATCAAAGCTCTTCAGAACTAAAATATACCGGTCTGAATAGTAAATATAGCACGACTTTTGAAAACTGGAAGCAGGATGCCATCTCTTTATATTCTGAAGTTAACAGTGTCCTAAAGAATGTAACTGGTGCAACCATAAAAAAACATGAGATTTTAGATACTGGTGTAAGAAAAATAACATACAACAACGGTATTATCATCTATGTAAATACAACGAATTTCGCATATAAGACGGATGGCATAATAATCCCTGCAAAGGGTTATGAAATGGAGGGAGGAACGAATGAAGAAAAAAAAGAAATTAACACTCAGCCGTAA
- a CDS encoding Yip1 family protein, with amino-acid sequence MKRWFSKGKLRYPFYILTHPADGYYELRHRERGSVPVAIIITALFSFCFSMNRIHASFIVNDVDPRSVDSMNELGGVMLLFLLFCIGNWSVTCLMGGEGRFKDIVTSVGYALLPLVLTLIPATIISGFVAADEEAFYYLILVFGVAWTAILILMGIMIIHNYSLAKTLVTLILTFFSMLIIIFITMMLFDLLSQVYGFFRNVYIELQNRG; translated from the coding sequence ATGAAACGTTGGTTTTCGAAGGGAAAATTGCGGTATCCGTTTTATATTCTGACTCACCCTGCAGACGGGTATTATGAATTAAGACACAGAGAGCGAGGAAGTGTTCCAGTAGCCATAATCATAACAGCATTATTTAGTTTTTGCTTTAGTATGAACCGTATCCATGCAAGTTTTATTGTAAATGACGTAGATCCAAGAAGTGTGGATTCTATGAACGAATTAGGTGGGGTAATGCTTTTATTTCTCCTTTTTTGTATTGGTAATTGGTCTGTTACCTGTTTAATGGGAGGAGAAGGGCGATTTAAGGATATCGTAACGTCGGTAGGATATGCTTTGTTACCACTCGTATTAACTTTAATCCCTGCAACGATAATATCGGGGTTTGTTGCAGCAGACGAAGAAGCATTTTATTACCTTATCCTTGTATTTGGGGTTGCATGGACAGCAATTTTAATTCTTATGGGTATTATGATTATTCACAATTATTCCCTAGCCAAAACTTTAGTAACTTTAATATTAACCTTTTTTTCTATGTTAATTATTATCTTTATAACAATGATGCTTTTTGATTTATTATCTCAAGTATATGGTTTCTTTCGGAATGTTTATATTGAATTACAAAATCGAGGCTAG
- a CDS encoding NHL repeat-containing protein yields MKLKKQTRIAVIITTLIFCMMFGNVTALANDHVPYDTYNYDYRDYIVHTPAAYVPDHSISGVSFGMKAFNNPQDLCIAPDGLVYIADTNNNKIVVLNDTMTKLVRVITEFNNNGTTDHFNRPYGIAISKKNELYIADSENKRIVVLNSEDQLIKIVDNPQSDVLEAGYVFTPLKVTVDYADRIFCIAKGMTEGIMVFDSDGQFTSFFGTIKVEITLWEKFWRRLSTKKERSRQSLFIPTEFTGIDIDEKGFIFASNIDNAGEQAVRRLNPSGEDVIKKGVKKNVGGDLRTGGMNSYAGPSKIVDVVYRNNGIYSILDSRRGRIFTYDYEGNLLYIFGGLGSQAGTFVAPVAIESSNNMILVLDSTRAEILVFQATEYGTLINDAVALRFDGDESLAVEKWEQVLKLDENFEIANVGIGKAYLSKGDNKLAMKYLKLGMSREYYSIAYKRYRNEILKQNLSFLLTGIVVILAGTMITKSIIRKRKNIVDNTDGGGLE; encoded by the coding sequence ATGAAATTAAAGAAGCAAACGCGAATCGCTGTAATAATCACTACCCTAATCTTTTGTATGATGTTTGGTAATGTGACAGCGTTAGCAAATGATCATGTTCCGTATGATACTTATAATTACGATTATCGTGATTATATCGTACACACACCGGCAGCATATGTACCAGATCATAGTATTTCAGGTGTATCCTTTGGAATGAAAGCATTTAATAATCCACAGGATTTATGTATTGCACCGGATGGGCTTGTATACATCGCAGATACTAACAATAACAAGATTGTGGTGCTAAATGACACCATGACAAAATTAGTTCGGGTCATTACAGAGTTTAACAATAACGGTACCACTGATCATTTTAACCGACCTTACGGTATAGCAATATCGAAGAAAAATGAACTTTACATCGCAGATTCTGAGAACAAACGAATCGTGGTACTTAATTCGGAAGACCAATTAATAAAGATTGTAGATAATCCGCAAAGCGATGTTTTAGAAGCAGGTTATGTTTTTACACCTCTTAAAGTTACTGTAGATTATGCAGACCGTATCTTTTGTATCGCGAAAGGTATGACGGAAGGAATTATGGTTTTTGATTCGGATGGTCAATTTACTAGTTTCTTTGGAACCATTAAGGTTGAGATTACACTATGGGAGAAGTTTTGGCGGAGATTATCAACAAAAAAAGAACGGAGCAGACAGTCACTATTTATCCCAACCGAATTTACAGGAATCGATATCGATGAAAAAGGTTTTATCTTCGCATCAAATATTGATAATGCTGGAGAACAGGCGGTACGTAGATTAAATCCTAGCGGTGAAGACGTAATAAAAAAAGGAGTAAAGAAGAATGTAGGCGGGGATTTAAGGACCGGTGGAATGAACAGCTACGCAGGGCCAAGTAAAATCGTTGATGTGGTATATCGAAATAATGGAATTTACTCCATCTTAGACTCCAGAAGAGGAAGAATCTTCACCTACGATTATGAAGGAAATCTCCTTTATATCTTCGGAGGGCTTGGTTCGCAGGCGGGTACCTTTGTTGCTCCAGTGGCAATTGAATCATCAAATAATATGATTTTAGTATTAGATTCAACAAGAGCTGAAATTTTAGTGTTTCAAGCAACCGAATATGGAACGTTAATTAACGATGCAGTAGCGCTTCGCTTTGATGGGGATGAATCCTTAGCGGTTGAAAAATGGGAGCAGGTTTTAAAGCTTGACGAAAATTTTGAAATTGCAAATGTGGGCATCGGAAAAGCTTATTTATCCAAAGGAGATAATAAGTTGGCAATGAAATATTTAAAACTTGGTATGAGCCGTGAGTATTATTCCATAGCCTACAAGCGCTATCGTAATGAAATATTAAAGCAAAATCTAAGTTTTCTACTAACAGGAATTGTTGTTATTTTAGCAGGAACTATGATCACGAAATCAATCATAAGAAAACGAAAGAATATAGTAGATAATACGGATGGGGGTGGATTAGAATGA
- a CDS encoding carbohydrate ABC transporter permease: protein MKPKRRLFRRQKQLNRSAAGNGLLFTLMFFCGIFMALPLVMIANNALKPLDEIFKYPPAIFVKNPTLENFTDLFVLMNDTWVPFSRYIFNTFIITGFGTVGHVLVASLAAYPLAKHDFPGKKIIFHMIVLSMMFSWTVTQIPNYMIISFLHINNTYLALILPAWQFGMGLYLMKQFMEQIPTTLVESSRLDGASEWKTYWTIIMPNVKPAWLTLAIFQFQQMWGNTGSTFLRSEELKPLQFALQQITAGGAKRAGASAAVSFILAAIPITFFLICQSNILETMTTSGMKE, encoded by the coding sequence ATGAAGCCTAAAAGGCGATTATTTCGTAGGCAAAAGCAGCTAAACCGTTCCGCTGCCGGGAATGGGCTATTATTCACCTTGATGTTTTTTTGCGGTATCTTTATGGCGCTTCCGCTCGTTATGATTGCGAATAATGCACTAAAGCCATTGGATGAAATTTTTAAATATCCTCCGGCAATCTTCGTAAAGAATCCGACCTTAGAAAACTTTACGGACCTGTTTGTATTGATGAATGATACTTGGGTACCATTCTCAAGATACATCTTTAATACTTTTATTATCACAGGATTTGGAACGGTTGGTCATGTACTGGTCGCTTCACTAGCAGCCTATCCATTAGCAAAACATGACTTTCCTGGAAAGAAAATTATCTTCCATATGATTGTATTATCCATGATGTTTTCTTGGACAGTAACACAGATTCCAAATTATATGATAATTTCATTCTTACATATTAACAATACGTACTTAGCATTAATACTTCCAGCTTGGCAGTTTGGTATGGGACTTTATCTAATGAAACAGTTTATGGAGCAGATACCAACCACGCTAGTTGAATCTTCCAGACTAGATGGTGCAAGTGAATGGAAGACCTACTGGACCATTATTATGCCTAACGTAAAACCGGCATGGTTAACGCTCGCAATCTTTCAATTTCAGCAGATGTGGGGGAATACTGGAAGCACCTTCTTACGAAGTGAAGAATTAAAACCTTTACAATTTGCCTTACAGCAGATTACCGCAGGCGGTGCTAAAAGAGCGGGTGCTTCCGCAGCAGTTAGTTTTATACTGGCAGCAATCCCGATTACCTTCTTTTTAATCTGTCAAAGTAATATTCTTGAAACGATGACAACATCAGGTATGAAAGAATAG
- a CDS encoding carbohydrate ABC transporter permease produces MAKNQQDILIEVRRKSSLRKRIVKSKTSYLMMAPYLILFFFFTVLPILVSIILSFTYFNMLEAPTFIGWANYTKLFLEDNIFLIALKNTLLFAIITGPASYLLCLLFAWIINEFHGKLRAFLTLVFYAPSICGQAYLIWNLIFTGDRYGILNGFLMNWGVINEAKIWMKDAKYILPFLIVVQLWLSLGTGFLAFIAGLQTVDRTLYEAAAVDGVKNRWQELWHVTLPAMKPQLMFGAVMQITQSFAIADVSIQLAGNPSVNYAGTTIVTHLLDYGTYRFEMGYASAIASVLFLLMVGTNKLVQRLLRRVGE; encoded by the coding sequence TTGGCTAAAAATCAGCAAGATATATTAATTGAAGTAAGAAGGAAATCGTCATTAAGAAAGCGAATCGTCAAAAGTAAAACTTCCTACCTTATGATGGCACCGTACCTAATACTATTCTTTTTCTTTACTGTGTTACCAATTTTGGTATCCATTATCTTAAGTTTTACTTATTTTAATATGTTAGAAGCTCCAACATTTATTGGATGGGCAAACTACACGAAACTTTTTTTAGAGGATAATATATTCCTCATTGCTTTAAAAAATACGTTACTCTTTGCAATAATTACGGGACCAGCCAGCTATTTACTTTGCCTGTTATTTGCATGGATTATCAATGAGTTTCATGGAAAGTTAAGAGCTTTCCTAACCTTAGTTTTCTATGCACCTTCCATCTGCGGGCAGGCATATTTAATCTGGAATCTAATCTTTACCGGAGATCGTTACGGCATCTTGAATGGCTTCTTAATGAACTGGGGTGTTATAAATGAAGCGAAGATTTGGATGAAGGATGCGAAATACATCTTACCGTTCCTTATTGTGGTCCAATTATGGTTAAGTCTTGGTACTGGATTCTTAGCATTTATCGCAGGATTACAAACGGTTGATCGTACGTTATACGAGGCGGCAGCAGTTGATGGAGTTAAGAACAGATGGCAAGAACTATGGCATGTGACATTACCAGCCATGAAGCCTCAATTAATGTTTGGTGCGGTTATGCAAATCACGCAATCCTTTGCAATCGCTGATGTATCCATACAATTAGCTGGTAACCCGAGTGTGAATTATGCTGGTACTACGATAGTAACGCATTTACTTGACTATGGTACTTATCGTTTTGAGATGGGTTATGCTTCCGCCATTGCTAGCGTGTTATTCTTACTGATGGTAGGAACGAATAAACTTGTTCAAAGATTACTAAGAAGGGTAGGGGAATAA